In the Telopea speciosissima isolate NSW1024214 ecotype Mountain lineage chromosome 2, Tspe_v1, whole genome shotgun sequence genome, one interval contains:
- the LOC122652061 gene encoding protein CANDIDATE G-PROTEIN COUPLED RECEPTOR 7-like translates to MEDNRSRYSLLLFLSLLLLPFASAEIKKLKITADSRAMILFEKFGFTHTGHVTVSVTDVSYSSSLSQPDPSRFGFFLLSEEALIRVLLEAEENPNFCVLDSHYINLLFTFKDLSLPQRSYDHSYPVTAPNEYSLYFSNCAPESQVTMSVRTEIYNTDNGVNDYLPAGQTQLPMLYFLFSLAYFAFLGLWIYVCYSNKLSLHRIHLLMAGLLLTKALNLICAAEDKHYVKITGTPHGWDVLFYIFQFLRVVLLFTVIVLIGTGWSFLKPFLQEREKKVLMIVIPLQVLANLASVVIGETGPFIKDWVTWNQVFLLVDIVCCFAIIFPIVWSIRSLRETSKTDGKAAKNLAKLTLFRQFYIVVIGYLYFTRIVVFALRTISAYKYQWVSSAAEETASLAFYLVIFYMFQPIEKNEYFVLDEEEEEAAEAALRDEEFEL, encoded by the coding sequence ATGGAAGACAACAGAAGCCGCTACagcctcctcctcttcttgtctCTCTTACTCCTCCCTTTCGCCTCCGCAGAGATCAAGAAGCTCAAGATCACGGCCGACTCACGAGCCATGATCCTCTTCGAGAAATTCGGCTTCACTCACACCGGTCACGTCACGGTCAGTGTTACCGACGTCTCTTACTCTTCGTCTCTCTCGCAGCCCGATCCCTCACGCTTtggcttcttcctcctctccgaAGAAGCCCTCATTCGAGTCCTCTTGGAAGCCGAAGAGAACCCTAATTTCTGCGTCCTCGACAGCCATTACATCAACCTTCTCTTCACCTTCAAGGATCTCTCGTTACCCCAGCGGAGCTACGACCATTCATACCCTGTCACCGCCCCCAATGAATACAGCCTCTACTTCTCCAACTGTGCTCCCGAGAGTCAGGTCACCATGTCCGTCCGCACTGAGATCTACAACACCGATAATGGCGTCAATGACTACCTGCCCGCCGGGCAGACCCAGTTGCCCAtgctttattttctcttctccctcgcCTATTTTGCTTTCTTAGGGTTATGGATCTACGTGTGCTATAGCAACAAGCTCTCCCTTCACCGGATCCATCTCCTCATGGCGGGTCTTCTGCTCACAAAAGCTTTGAATCTGATCTGCGCCGCTGAGGATAAGCATTACGTTAAGATCACTGGGACCCCTCACGGTTGGGATGTTCTCTTCTATATATTCCAGTTTCTCAGGGTTGTTTTGCTCTTCACTGTCATTGTCCTGATCGGAACGGGTTGGTCTTTCCTGAAGCCCTtcttgcaagagagagagaagaaagttTTGATGATCGTGATCCCGCTCCAGGTTCTAGCCAACTTGGCTTCGGTGGTGATTGGAGAGACTGGGCCCTTCATTAAGGATTGGGTCACTTGGAATCAGGTGTTTTTGTTGGTTGACATCGTATGTTGTTTCGCCATTATTTTCCCCATCGTCTGGTCGATCAGGTCTCTGAGGGAGACCTCCAAGACGGATGGGAAGGCAGCCAAGAATTTGGCCAAGTTGACCCTTTTCCGGCAGTTCTACATTGTTGTGATTGGTTACTTGTATTTCACTAGAATCGTAGTGTTTGCTCTCAGGACCATTTCTGCTTACAAGTATCAGTGGGTAAGCAGTGCTGCAGAGGAGACTGCAAGTCTTGCTTTCTACTTGgtaatattttatatgtttcAGCCGATTGAGAAGAACGAGTACTTTGTCCttgatgaggaggaagaagaggctGCGGAGGCAGCTCTTCGGGATGAAGAGTTTGAGCTTTAA